Part of the Nicotiana sylvestris chromosome 5, ASM39365v2, whole genome shotgun sequence genome is shown below.
acatcaacggccattttttcagcaatcaatttaatcttctgctgaactttagcagattgtatagtatcgaatatattcatactaagaatttctaattgtaatgaatcaacatgcctttgtttcatattaatcaaggcattaatatctctagttacgggatctgtaacaaaggaataacttatctttttatcttgataagtagcagaaaaaccatgttcatctatattattaaacggataaatagcattaataaaaggtgttccaagtatgattggagggtataactggttttttaccaaaaagaagaaatgtggaatacagactttattctggcaaatatgagtattaggcaatttgtactctatatctaaagcatgaccagaagcggatttcaccaaatgagtagtcttttgaaaatatctagtaggaatcaatccttcctgaatgcagcttacatctgcaccactatcaatcatagctatatcagttatagaaaaattattatcaattaaaatagtacatttaatataccatttgtgtgcagtaataatttgcatcatacctaaaaataaatcagatttttcatcagaaatttcttttcctttatcattagaaaaatcagaaattcctttagtcgaagattcaggtagagaattatttttctcaatttgagtaatacggtgatcgcaaatcatttgattttgcttaagagacttaatatctcttttcaaattctcaatttcttcttttaaatcatcaaaagaagtatctcgactaggtgtattggacttttgaagtcttctattaatttcagataaagaatatggtgcaaaattttcaaattcgttcttgtatttttcaacagattttgaactactagaactggAATTTGcagctaaattaataattttttcacgaagtttttcatcagtaacttcttttaaaagttctattacattgtcagatgtaatagtttttatattaagattatcaaattgtgattgcaatttataaaattcgtcactatcacaaatatcacctttgcaagcagtgcaagaagtatcaacatttttattattatcagaaaaatcaattaactcaacttcagtttcagattcagtctctgagtaatagtcagattctgatcccgaagtgtataacaagccataaaccttatcgtgtaactcatcatcgagttctaaggtttttagcttttgaagcttgcaatttggagaaatatgaccaaactttccacacttataacacttaatatcagcgagatcacgtttggatctattcttcgcaaatcgagtagatttccgatgcgcttttctagtatcacgttcttccttaggcctatatctagacctctttttcttatacgggctgtCCGGGTAAGGAtacctatgatatttggttttcttcttcctactttgagtggaagttccgggtaaaccgaactgggtacagaagtcacctaattgggacttttctttaagcttatcaatcttaagctgtctagaaagcctTAACTCATTACacaatttcaatccttcttctgtacaaacacctataagcttaccataggtataattattatacagaatctcGCCGCAACTACCTTTTAACACATTCCtcactctttcagcaaataaggaagggagaccatctataaacttggctttccaatGCTCAAATTTATtgtcgggtagttccataactctactcataaaagtgtctttataccatctaaattcactaagggtcttacatctaagcccaTTAAGTAAAGTTCGAATGGTCTGATGATTcgaggtaaatctaccattgaaatgttCTAAGATAGTAAGGATAAGGGTATAAACTGCATCTTCCCTACCCATTACTAGAGtcatacctatgttatcaacaccttcgtcggttgccgtaGCATTAATAACGAAAGTCTTTTcttctacagataaatgattgtcccaccagccacgaagttggccagtaaatcctgcaataatcattttgcaaatatttctatctgtatttttaacacttttacagatagttgaATACATAAGCATTttgtgtacgagaatggttaattgtctatcagttagaccatcaagattccattcataaatttcggaaccgttataagatgtatttgtctgattccaatctcgttcctcaattaacacatcttgaggagtaggacgaggataataataggtctgcatccttggtttgtcagcatacctatgattttgtttaacaatccctttgagtttattaaactctgaccaagtctcagttttataatcagaaacagtctcaattttatcagcaaaattttttgataaatcaataggtctaatatttaaaccagaaagctttttatctaaaagctgagctaagtcatcacaggatttaaatttaaaatcctggcTGGATTCTTAATTTAAACAGAGACTTAAAGGAACTCATACTTGATAAAATCATGGCTGACAGAATTGATAATATGGAAGAAGAATACTCTAATTCTGATGAAATTACTGCTATTCTTCAGTAAATTGATGATTTACAATTtctgcagaatggacccttcgtgggtcaccaggggcagaggtaggggaagatcttcccctagtaggacttattctcagggatcgtcatacggatcctcgtCAAACTCaccagtaatacaaagaggaaaaaagagtttgataaactcaaaggtaccGCATACAGGTgaatcctcaggacattctatacatttggaagatattccagaagatagtccgttatatggacatctgcaggcttatttagcatccaaaaagcaaagtgatacttttgcttcaattgctaaagaagaagacaatgacgatatcaagtcatatgaaaagttaccaaagagagaaatgatatttctccttgaaaactctgagattcagagaaaagaagaaccgtggaaaatatttcagagatatctgattaatggattatactatccgggtgaatcatataaaacccgcacctattatgagactatcctgatcagtacaggtagtgcagaattccagcacttttcgggttataacacgaatgaaaatgtttataacttttcaaaagtcattatcaaacagattatatctgttgaagaatggggtatttcaacaatgaaagaaaggcagataagccttaataaatcacctatgaatttcacttattgggattatattcaagcatttgatagggtgctttattataacaatgagagacataagcatacttggtttatcaaagtatgcgcaaaggtatttacaggacctatccctaactggtttttaaactggtggtcataccacggtcctactaCCAAGATTTTACCCGAACCATTCctaaagttatacaaagaatggacaaaagcttcgccgttcttaacagagttatatcacgcagatcatatctgctacctagaaaaaattgatcaaatctacttctttattgaattttctatcccctggatccataaatggactccggaattaggttatacggaagaacaaatcccttgtttatatagggtattctacaacaatttttgggacaaattgatgaagactgatcccaaaacaaaaacgttatatggacaagaattattagattctatCAAAACACAAATCCATTTATATGTAACGGCTCCTCAAAAGAGGATAAtagaagaaagcactgttaaatatattgctcgaagaatctctattcaagacggagataaaattgatttgataaatcaatacttagaaggaTTAAAAAGAAATCTACTCCAATCACTAGATCAGTGcgaaaaatcagacacttcaatgagaagtgaaacgagtggtgatgacctcgtagaagatacACAACCAATACAACCAGAAATGATACTATCTGACAGAGATATcgacaaggtggaagaattcctccaacaaatgcacaatttcgacaaaaagaagacttgacagcttatcagccgccaggatccacttaaacagtagatacactgttcatccACGGTAGAAACACTGTTTAACtacagtagaaacactgtgtagggacccagatgtgggacccaatttactattctagattcttttttttgttatataaggaggcttcttcatttgaagaacAAGAGCCggaacccccctctctctctactctctctctctcatctcTCTAAACCAACCCCCTTTGTAAAGATTTAGTTTATACTTTGTAAATCAGTTGAagttaataaaagttttgaagttcagttcatcttcagggccttgcttctcggccttcAAGGTActtattctcttttctttttagtattttatatacttagtttctctccccagccgtgactatgtccggctaaacggattcatatctatgttgaagaactaatttctcttgcatattaaccatgaagaatccagactctttcaaaatataaagaaattttaatatagtttcttgatttggttccaagatggtggtacagtcggttctggtactactcttattggctttgccttagtggctacgtctagccagctgtgacattaaagcccgctgaagttgtcaaaagggctacctctttcacagttagaactgctagacacatgggctcagtaagagtatgtatcgggcttagacaggccccttgcttgggtaaaaggatatagatccttccatacagtcattaaactataatagaatttccgtatatttcgaatccttattggtcgtgcggactaccgccaacctttaaagtgtactaaagcagctagatctggatggccgtgcggactaccgcccgcctacctagatcctggtgttaaaatggtatcagagcctaggaattttcatggtaaatgtgtaatagatatgaaagattcaacatagatatgaagcttttggaatggatctgggagaaacaagtactaaaagtactagacttgaagaggtagatatacctcaaaaccttgatttattaaataaatggacaattcctaaagtttctataaaaaccatttatgattatggttggtttgataaactttcttctaaacaattgataaaaacgactgaacagtctttagcattaaattcgtctgaacagactattcgtttgttaaacaagcatgatatagatttatataaacatcattaccattatgtgcatattggtatggttcaaattgcatttaaacctttaacccttaaaggattaccagagacctttttagcagctcttagagatgctagaaatctgaatttcagacagtctctaatgggttcgatagaatctacagtggcctatggtccggtatattttaatactcaacccaatctacaattatctctttctgatgttaatattcttgatgctttgactttaaatgtgaaaacgcatagttataattatgcgcctggttctgaacttatatgtctatcctataggatttatttcaaattgttatctactttaaatcctagaagtaagttatacgatacatcggatcagaccatattggtagaaaccaattttgcaaagtccaaggtcaccactaggagacctatcaggtgggaggaaattaattttccaactacatggactttaaattctgttatatccccaagtcagattactaacgacttgtcaaatactgaattttcgcatgtcactcaaaatccggatggtaggatttgtattcaatttgatgataagtctactatttataatagacattcattttctaatcatagacttctacctgctattcaacatatttcccCTATTGAACCAGTCTACGGTCCGGCTCGCAATCGTGCAACTTCTCTACACACTATTGCTAGTGATAAGCCTGATCCAAAGGTTaaaagggttgaaagggttaagattaaccctcaaacaaatattgttcaagataatgacaatatttctgataaggatattccttctgtatccgagatggatttcgaccccaataatatttaatgattccacaccaaattgattttagccccggttctcgggcccgtatttatattcaaaaagaattttttagtgaaaaatggaaccagtttaaaacatggttttttgatacttatagtaaagatGATTTAAATAATATATCTCAAATATTTTATGAAGCTTGTGccttgcataatcaaattatgtattttgttccttggtttataacaacttatttgcctctttatataaaggtattggaaagatcttataaagacgggagtggtaatattactaaagcgatttatcctcctcaggctccctttattctacctaataatactggtattaccttcactgcctttcaaaaatttattgatgttaacgtggcagctattagtattgcagaaattaataaattgatttcttaaaacaattatttgggtttatatgtaaaaattttaggagaacatattggttctcttgatgaaaaacttgataatttgactattttaataaaggaaatgagtactaagaaaggaccaactgatattgcctccacttcgggaagtaaaacagttgatcaagctattcttactcatattcaaagacctcctgagattcaggattttaaatatatatatatatatattatgtaatAAGAAGTGAGTTTTCCCCAGTAACGTGTTCTTTATCCTGTCTAGCTACCAATCAAAACTACAACTACTTTGCCCATGGCTTCATTCAGCATACAAAGTTACCTCAAAGAAGAGAGGTTTAGCAACTCCAAACTGTAGTTGGGATAGTCTATCCCCAGTTGACATGCATGTCAAAACTTTTGGATTTTGTTAGCTCTCTAGCCATAGCATAGGTTCATTGTAACAGAGCTAACAAACTCACCCCTTTGGTACTTTTCGGATCTcatgcatcttcttgatgccattTATAATACTTCTTACGGTagattttgagaagaagaaaaggcTTCTTGTATTTCTGCGTATATTTACGTCCCATGAGCAAGGGAATTTATACAAAGCTCCTAatgctaattaaggaaataaaataaatctataaAATCAATCCAGCtatcaaatcaaataaaatcataaTAAAACCAGATCTCCTAAATATAATCAAAACTCCTGAAATCATGCTAATCAATACTCCTAAATCAAGTTTTCTTGAATCATGCTAATCAACACTTACTTCAaccaaagagagagagagagagcgggCGGgcgtgggggggggggttgttggTGGTCCTTAGAGACTATATGGTGCTTGGATGCGATAATAACAGAATTATTTTTGGGTGTTAGAAGCACTTCCACAAGTGACTAGTATTTTGAGAACTATTCTCCACTTAGACccaatctttttttaaaaaaaaaatcatctcgACATTTCTGAGAGAAGAAAGCAACACCAGTCTAGAGACCGAAGAGAGGTCGCTCGGGTTGGAgagaaaaggggaaaagaaaaggaatctTACTGTTTCTTTAGCAGCAGCCATAGCAAGAAAACCAGCACCCATGTCCACCTCCTGCAAGCCAACAACAATGATGCCAACATCTGCTGCTGCAGAACCTAGCCATGATATAAGTGAATCGGGAGAAGCTCTTCCTTGTCCAACATTCCATGTACCAGCCAATATTTTTAAATTCTCGAGCCTGGTATACAAAAATTCCTTGCTAGCTAACTCTGAGCGCAAAATACCATCCACTGGTGCAGGAGATATCACACTCCAACCACGTATACCACCATGATTAGCCAAAGTGAAAACATAACCTCCACCCACCGACAAATCTATTACAGGACAACTATGAGCCATCCATCCTCCAAGTAGATTACCACTAAGATCCAACACCTGAATATAACCACTAGCATAACCCACCCAAATTCGTAACCCATATGTGCATAAGCATTGAACAGAGAATGCGTGATACTGGATTTCTTGCAACCGATTGCCGTTTATATCCCATTGGACAAGTAATCCATTTGCACATCCACTCCAAATCATTCCATCAGCCGTAATGATCAATGCTTCAGTTCTCCGATTCTCTTCTCCAAATCCTCCTTTTGTCGCAACCCTACGAACAGCATCCGCTGCTCCCAAGATAGCATTGCGTGAACGCTGAAAGAAGCTGATAGAACTTTGAGACTTGTCCTTTTTCGAACTGGACACTATTTTCATCCTCATTTCATCTTCAATTACAGGATCTTGTGCTGCTAGTGTATTTTCAACCTGACCATCTGTGTTAAAAGTTTTCAGTAACTCTCTCGTCCGCGCATCCCTGAAAGTCAAAAGCAATTTGACAAGAAACAATCAACATAATCGGAACCAGATGACCTGAATAGTTAGATTTCATTTCGAAACaatcagaattttttttttttgttaaggtaaataattttattaacaATTGGGGACTAACCCTGTATACAAGCCGtataccaaaaaaaagaaaacctGCACCAAAATATAATTCTCAACAAAAGAGATCCAGTCCTCTATACAAACTAACATAGGTGATCCTTCCGCTGTCAAAATCGCTCCCCTCGCCGCCAACCACACAAAGAAACACACCTTTCTTGGTGCTCTGGGAATCCAAATAGAGTAATGAGGGAAAACTTGTTCCTCTCTCACTAGTAAACCTCTTATAATAAGATTTAACCGTGAATAATCAATTTTTACTCTCAATACATCCGATACATTATTCGGTGTATCCAACCCATACAATAACTCAACTAGATTGTGAAATTCTTCCATCTCCCAATCTTGTAGGTTCCTCCTAAATCTCAAATCCCAATGAAGCACTCCTCCATGGGACCTACAAATTTGTTCGACCGTCGTCTCTCTATGGCAAGATACTCTATATAAGTTAGGGAAAGCTTCCCTCAACTCGTTCTCCCCGTACCACTAATGCATCCAAAAATTAATCCAGCTTCCGTCCCCAACCCTAAAGGAAATATGTCCACTAAACTTTTCCCACCCCTTCATAATACTCCTCCATAAGCCACACCCAAACGGTACTCTAATGTTTCTAGTCCTCCGCCCCCCTTCAATAATACCATATTTCTCTgctaccccccccccctccaaaaTGCACTCTCCTCCACCCCAAATCTCCATATCCACTTCCCTAGCAAAGCTTTGTTGAAGACTTTGAGATCTTTCACCCCGAGACCTCCCCATTCCTTTGGAGATGTGACAACTCTGTTGTTCACTAAATGATACTTTCTTGCAACAGTGAAAAGCCTTAGGGATGTGCAAATATAATCTAATATATGCATCACAACTTTAAATATAAAAAACACAAGAACCAAGGAAACAATATGGCGGAAGTTCAAGACTACCACATCCATTCTTCAATCAAAAACATGTCTGTACTGATGATGACTGAGCACTTATAGAATTTTAACTGTGGTTTAACATAACATTATTATGCTTGTTCATTGTAACATTAACATCACGTTATTATGCTTGTTCATTGTAACATTAAgcttcaaaaataaaattgtaGCAACAATGCAAAAACTAGCAAGCTACAAGACAATATAAATGAAGACATTTGTTTGTAAAATGATTCTGAAGGTACTCACCAAAGTGCAAATGACACATAACCAGTCGTCCAAATTTTTGCTCCAGAGTGATCAGAGATCATATATTTGACATCGACAGAAAATATGCTATTGCATGTGCCATTTTGTATAACTTGGCTCTTCAGATCCACGTATGACCTCTCTATAGACAAAGCAGCCATGTGCCTTTCCTCCTCTATCAGAGCAAGCGATTTCTCAATTCCTTCCCACGGCCAGATCTTGATGGAACCACCCTCAGAACCAGACCATAGATCGCCTAAATGAAATTGCTCATCAGATCAGAATTAAGCACACTCACTTGAGATACTCCCACTAACATTTGCCTTTTCGTTTATAGTAAAACTGGCATTTTATCAGTCCAGTTTTAATGTAACTAATTTTACTCATCAAAAGAAACTAGAAACCAAGAAAGCCACTTTGGATATCGATGCATCACAGTGCAAGTCAAGAATGACACAGAGATCCATCCAAATGATATTTCTGGTTCCAGAATAAAGGCAGCAATCTCAGAGCTACTTATTTTTTCTTTCAAGCGACAATTTCAGAGTTGGTTGTAAGAAACTTTCAACAAATAAAAATCCATCATGATAGCAAGTCTTGGCCAATCATCCCCTCATGAGCTAccttttggggttgagttaggccTGAAGTTCATTTATTCTATAAGGGCACTATCAATTAGTTAAGAAAACGTTTTAGTTATGTAAGTGCGTTAATTTTGATAATTGTGGCATCCGGGCCAGCTTGCATGCACCTCGACTAATTCTACAGGATCCATGCTATATCCCACCGGCAACAGATACCAGGTAACTCTATCCACTAAGGCTTGGGCAAATAGGAAGAAATCCCCTAGTGCTTTTACCTCCGCTGGGATTTGAACCTGAAATCTCGTGATTCTTGCCCACTCACTGACCACTACCCGACATCATTGGGTGCTTAGTACGTTTACTTTAGGTCCTATATTTTCTAAGAGTTTTTTTAGTCCTAGTATAGATAATTAAAAATATTAGAGAACTTTTAGTcttttttttattgtaattttgcACTATGTTGGCCTGAGATGAACTTAATTGGACAAACGTGGACAGAACTTGTTTGGAATTGTAGCATAGTTTTCGCTTATCTAACTGATATCCAAACTGGGTTTGACCTCCAAAAATAGTGGAATTATGTTTCTGTTCTTTCTGCACCAAGAAAGAAAAGACGTGTGGTTTTTTCATCCTAGCTTGCGTAACCGACTGTCTATTTACTACATCATAGAAGAAAATGAACACAGTGATTTTAATACTAGCTTATATAAGATGATCGAGCAAATTCAAAGGCTTACATTAGTAAATTTAGTTTTTAAAGTGCTAAATTGCAATATAGTAAGTCAAAAAACTACTCCCTAGTCCCTCTATCTCAATTTGTATGACATACTTTCCTTTTCAGTATGTCCCACAAAGAATGCCATACTTATTTAGAAAAAACATAACTTTATCATTTCCCCTTATGAGATGATATATAGCAACACAAACGTCTACGGTTTTTTGtcagttttttcttaaatataagacatatactaccaaacacacatttcggaccacattttcaacgtaacactatcaaatcaattgccctttgagaaatctattatttaccaaaatatattgatgataattgaatcaaatagtgatgaataatttaaggactcaattaaaaatatgttatttttaacatgaaatagattcttacacttaacaaaagaaaactaccaattaaactagaatgtaaagatAAAGAACTGTACGAAAACtgcaaacgattaatatttactataaattttttaaaactttgtataaaagtatacatatatacaggtgttataataaatttaaaatagctactcctatattcggggttggttcggtttttttaattaaaaccaaaaccaaaccaaatttgatcggtttttaaatttcaaaaccaaaaccaaactaaaccaaaaagtatcggtttttttggttggtttggtttggttttcggtttagttcggattttcggatttttatgaacacccctagatGCAATTACACAGAAAAGGTATTACGAAAGACTCAAACTTTACCATAGGAAGTCATGATCATGGAAAGAACTGGACCGCGATGAGCCTGCCACGTCAGCACTTCTTTCAAAGCAGCTCTTCCACAAGCAGCACCTTTCTCTCTACTGCTAATTTCACTGTCCATTTTCCAACACCTGATTTTACCATCTTTGTGTCCACTCCACATCAACCTATTCCCAGCATCTTCAACAAGGCAAAATGTTGGGGAAACTCTAACAGACTCCACAAAAGGTGCAGCATCCTCGAAgtcctcatcttcatcttcttcttcttcagcagcAGCCTCATATATATCCGACAAATTCCATACCCGAACTCCACGCTCCGACCCGGCCCATAGCTGAGATCCATTACACAGTACAGTCCGCAAAAATCGCCCGATTTGCCTTTCTCTCAACGGATGCGGCCGTAATTCCAATGACGGCGGCCGATCAGGATGCACTGCGGCACGCACCGGCAACTTGAAAATGCCGGTACCGCCACCTTTACCTACAAACTCAGGTAAGCCCTGTGACTGGCTCTTGCCGTTAGTATTACCGTCAGAAGTAGCAGCTGTTTCCGAAGAAAGCTTACGGTCGAGGAATTGAATCATATAATCAAGTCGTTTACGAACGGCGCCATTTTGACCTGAACCGGAGCTGAAATCTTCGTCATCGGAAGATGAAGTGCCGTAGAATCGGTCGAATAATCTTGGAGTTCGCTCCGTCTCGTCTAAGCTAAATTTCCGGCCGGAACCGCCGAGTGTATTGACATTTTCGCCGTCGTCGGAATCGGAATCGGAGTTGAAAGCGAATTTTTCACTGTAACAGTGGAAATTCCGACGACTGGAGGTATTGGAAGTAGAAGCTAAAAGGTCGCCGTCTTCATCGTCGATTCGAGAAGATTCCATTTGGTGTTTGTGGGTATGATAATGGAGAAAATCTAGAGAATTTTGGGGGTTTTGACATAACAGCGAAGATAGTGGGGTTCATTACAAGAGAAAGACGTTGAATTTCtgttaattctttttcttttttgtttttattatattctctttatttatttatttgttcttTTAATCGCACTTAATTTCTACATTATAAAGTGACTAAAAAGCCAATCAAGTATTGTAAACTATGAATATGAATGAGCATTTTGAAGAAAAGATAAGTATATGTATTCCCTCTTAAAGTGTCATTatatatttaaaactaatttaa
Proteins encoded:
- the LOC104233283 gene encoding type II inositol polyphosphate 5-phosphatase 15, which gives rise to MESSRIDDEDGDLLASTSNTSSRRNFHCYSEKFAFNSDSDSDDGENVNTLGGSGRKFSLDETERTPRLFDRFYGTSSSDDEDFSSGSGQNGAVRKRLDYMIQFLDRKLSSETAATSDGNTNGKSQSQGLPEFVGKGGGTGIFKLPVRAAVHPDRPPSLELRPHPLRERQIGRFLRTVLCNGSQLWAGSERGVRVWNLSDIYEAAAEEEEDEDEDFEDAAPFVESVRVSPTFCLVEDAGNRLMWSGHKDGKIRCWKMDSEISSREKGAACGRAALKEVLTWQAHRGPVLSMIMTSYGDLWSGSEGGSIKIWPWEGIEKSLALIEEERHMAALSIERSYVDLKSQVIQNGTCNSIFSVDVKYMISDHSGAKIWTTGYVSFALWDARTRELLKTFNTDGQVENTLAAQDPVIEDEMRMKIVSSSKKDKSQSSISFFQRSRNAILGAADAVRRVATKGGFGEENRRTEALIITADGMIWSGCANGLLVQWDINGNRLQEIQYHAFSVQCLCTYGLRIWVGYASGYIQVLDLSGNLLGGWMAHSCPVIDLSVGGGYVFTLANHGGIRGWSVISPAPVDGILRSELASKEFLYTRLENLKILAGTWNVGQGRASPDSLISWLGSAAADVGIIVVGLQEVDMGAGFLAMAAAKETMQVGLEGSSAGQWWLEMIGKTLDEGSTFIRVGFRQLAGLVISVWVRSSISRYVGDVDVAAVPCGFGRAIGNKGAVGLRMRVYDRTMCFVNCHFAAHLEAVSRRNADFDHVYRTMVFSRPSNFLSAAAAGVSSAIQMLRSANGAFNSAEAMPELSEADMVVFLGDLNYRLDGISYDEARDFISQRCFDWLRERDQLHTEMAAGNVFQGMREAVIRFPPTYKFERHQIGLAGYDSGEKKRIPAWCDRILYRDSRSASASACSLDCPIVSSVLQYEACMDVTDSDHKPVRCIFNVEIARVDESVRRQEYGEIIRSNEKVVLMLGELNKIPEAIVSTNNIILQNMNSSILRITNKSGKNKAIFEITCEGESTVKDDGQVVDHPPRGSFGFPRWLEVNPAAGIIEPDHIVEILVHHEDHQTLEEFVDGIPQNFWCEDAKDKEVTLAINVRGCFSTETKCHRIRVRHCFSGKPLPAEIMPNNSNNLRTNVLHRSDFQPLGFAPDVVDDLINLNSP